A DNA window from Ornithodoros turicata isolate Travis chromosome 10, ASM3712646v1, whole genome shotgun sequence contains the following coding sequences:
- the LOC135370697 gene encoding uncharacterized protein LOC135370697 isoform X2, which translates to MPHGLKRIAFHIKLGHSNHSGNTSSFLSHSQVCERYREKVRRFALENKRLAKALADAKQRIKTDVHCRRRHLQVKTWLEQNAIHIRALEANHNKAVKLMGEILDPNADLALVDDEGCSPKSPSPKPVLKPPGTIARLVFTMPALPETEEEHAECDKDKARTGRTKRGSKGKSKRRSCDAAVAKVDVRKGVVQRSPEYGSKAPVALHSNTSLTIKPHQGSELRTDRNEETSVPQDPNPKSAIISKDRCSAKSLLRGLQERTSEYNGQATANQGTSSITVPSQSGRERSQPPSKEEVRSRSAHLGAPCKKDTNRGSYKLHAPSTTASAHSPEAPCSDHENTTKDAAAGTASSRKTSAMSTDNIFTKMSVNEVHANPNCAVKEERDEGKRSGGGSRNKRPLSDINDIGRPVQATPSLTQVTVTGYRQLPDAAAVVPDALASVIGQSAETFRDPLLDDVVTSTRPQRSRRSTARRTSYQEPSLNTKLRRP; encoded by the exons ATGCCGCACGGACTTAAG AGGATTGCCTTCCACATCAAGCTGGGTCACAGCAACCACAGTGGAAATACAAGCTCGTTTCTCTCCCATTCTCAAGTCTGTG AGAGGTACAGAGAAAAGGTACGCAGGTTTGCCCTTGAGAATAAACGGCTGGCGAAGGCATTAGCCGATGCCAAGCAGAGGATTAAGACAGATGTGCACTGTAGAAGGCGTCATCTGCAG GTAAAGACCTGGCTGGAGCAAAATGCCATTCACATAAGAGCGCTCGAAGCCAATCATAATAAGGCCGTGAAGTTGATGGGGGAGATATTAGATCCCAACGCCGACTTGGCTCTTGTGGACGACGAGGGCTGCTCCCCTAAATCACCTTCTCCAAA GCCCGTCCTTAAACCGCCAGGCACAATAGCACGTCTAGTCTTCACAATGCCAGCACTCCCAGAGACAGAGGAAGAGCATGCAGAATGCGATAAGGACAAGG CGAGGACTGGCAGGACGAAGAGGGGATCGAAGGGCAAAAGTAAAAGGAGAAGCTGCGATGCTGCGGTGGCTAAAGTAGATGTAAGAAAAGGAGTGGTCCAGCGAAGCCCTGAATATGGAAGCAAGGCCCCAGTAGCTCTACACTCGAACACAAGTCTTACAATCAAACCTCACCAAGGTTCAGAGCTCAGAACTGATCGTA ACGAAGAAACATCGGTGCCGCAGGACCCCAATCCAAAGTCAGCTATTATTTCGAAAGATCGATGCAGCGCTAAATCACTCCTTCGAGGCTTGCAAGAAAGAACTAGCGAGTATAACGGACAAGCAACAGCAAACCAG GGCACCTCCTCTATTACTGTTCCCTCTCAATCTGGTAGGGAGCGTTCACAGCCCCCTTCAAAGGAGGAGGTCAGGAGTAGGTCGGCACACCTTGGAGCACCATGCAAAAAAGATACTAACCGTGGCTCGTACAAGTTGCATGCTCCAAGTACAACTGCTTCAGCACATAGTCCAGAAGCTC CCTGCAGCGACCACGAAAACACAACGAAAGATGCTGCAGCAGGAACTGCGAGTTCGCGTAAGACCTCCGCAATGTCTACAGACAATATCTTCACAAAAATGAGTGTAAATGAAGTTCACGCAAATCCAAATTGTGCCGTCAAAGAAGAAAGGGATGAAGGCAAGAGAAGCGGAGGCGGATCGCGAAACAAGAGGCCACTTTCC GATATCAATGACATCGGCCGGCCAGTACAAGCAACACCATCACTTACCCAAGTTACCGTCACGGGATATAGACAGCTACCTGATGCAGCTGCTGTTGTGCCTGACGCCTTGGCGAGCGTAATAGGACAGAGTGCAGAGACGTTCCGGGATCCCTTGT TGGATGACGTGGTGACCTCCACCCGACCTCAAAGAAGCAGGCGATCAACTGCGAGGAGAACCTCATACCAGGAGCCCAGTTTGAATAC GAAACTTCGACGACCATAG
- the LOC135370697 gene encoding uncharacterized protein LOC135370697 isoform X1 has product MPHGLKRIAFHIKLGHSNHSGNTSSFLSHSQVCERYREKVRRFALENKRLAKALADAKQRIKTDVHCRRRHLQVSTLYLPRVKTWLEQNAIHIRALEANHNKAVKLMGEILDPNADLALVDDEGCSPKSPSPKPVLKPPGTIARLVFTMPALPETEEEHAECDKDKARTGRTKRGSKGKSKRRSCDAAVAKVDVRKGVVQRSPEYGSKAPVALHSNTSLTIKPHQGSELRTDRNEETSVPQDPNPKSAIISKDRCSAKSLLRGLQERTSEYNGQATANQGTSSITVPSQSGRERSQPPSKEEVRSRSAHLGAPCKKDTNRGSYKLHAPSTTASAHSPEAPCSDHENTTKDAAAGTASSRKTSAMSTDNIFTKMSVNEVHANPNCAVKEERDEGKRSGGGSRNKRPLSDINDIGRPVQATPSLTQVTVTGYRQLPDAAAVVPDALASVIGQSAETFRDPLLDDVVTSTRPQRSRRSTARRTSYQEPSLNTKLRRP; this is encoded by the exons ATGCCGCACGGACTTAAG AGGATTGCCTTCCACATCAAGCTGGGTCACAGCAACCACAGTGGAAATACAAGCTCGTTTCTCTCCCATTCTCAAGTCTGTG AGAGGTACAGAGAAAAGGTACGCAGGTTTGCCCTTGAGAATAAACGGCTGGCGAAGGCATTAGCCGATGCCAAGCAGAGGATTAAGACAGATGTGCACTGTAGAAGGCGTCATCTGCAGGTATCTACCCTCTACTTGCCACGG GTAAAGACCTGGCTGGAGCAAAATGCCATTCACATAAGAGCGCTCGAAGCCAATCATAATAAGGCCGTGAAGTTGATGGGGGAGATATTAGATCCCAACGCCGACTTGGCTCTTGTGGACGACGAGGGCTGCTCCCCTAAATCACCTTCTCCAAA GCCCGTCCTTAAACCGCCAGGCACAATAGCACGTCTAGTCTTCACAATGCCAGCACTCCCAGAGACAGAGGAAGAGCATGCAGAATGCGATAAGGACAAGG CGAGGACTGGCAGGACGAAGAGGGGATCGAAGGGCAAAAGTAAAAGGAGAAGCTGCGATGCTGCGGTGGCTAAAGTAGATGTAAGAAAAGGAGTGGTCCAGCGAAGCCCTGAATATGGAAGCAAGGCCCCAGTAGCTCTACACTCGAACACAAGTCTTACAATCAAACCTCACCAAGGTTCAGAGCTCAGAACTGATCGTA ACGAAGAAACATCGGTGCCGCAGGACCCCAATCCAAAGTCAGCTATTATTTCGAAAGATCGATGCAGCGCTAAATCACTCCTTCGAGGCTTGCAAGAAAGAACTAGCGAGTATAACGGACAAGCAACAGCAAACCAG GGCACCTCCTCTATTACTGTTCCCTCTCAATCTGGTAGGGAGCGTTCACAGCCCCCTTCAAAGGAGGAGGTCAGGAGTAGGTCGGCACACCTTGGAGCACCATGCAAAAAAGATACTAACCGTGGCTCGTACAAGTTGCATGCTCCAAGTACAACTGCTTCAGCACATAGTCCAGAAGCTC CCTGCAGCGACCACGAAAACACAACGAAAGATGCTGCAGCAGGAACTGCGAGTTCGCGTAAGACCTCCGCAATGTCTACAGACAATATCTTCACAAAAATGAGTGTAAATGAAGTTCACGCAAATCCAAATTGTGCCGTCAAAGAAGAAAGGGATGAAGGCAAGAGAAGCGGAGGCGGATCGCGAAACAAGAGGCCACTTTCC GATATCAATGACATCGGCCGGCCAGTACAAGCAACACCATCACTTACCCAAGTTACCGTCACGGGATATAGACAGCTACCTGATGCAGCTGCTGTTGTGCCTGACGCCTTGGCGAGCGTAATAGGACAGAGTGCAGAGACGTTCCGGGATCCCTTGT TGGATGACGTGGTGACCTCCACCCGACCTCAAAGAAGCAGGCGATCAACTGCGAGGAGAACCTCATACCAGGAGCCCAGTTTGAATAC GAAACTTCGACGACCATAG